The following proteins are co-located in the Silene latifolia isolate original U9 population chromosome 1, ASM4854445v1, whole genome shotgun sequence genome:
- the LOC141646513 gene encoding uncharacterized protein LOC141646513: protein MVITATGSLKEVCMCKGFGSTLSGAALQWFVGIPNKSISSFSDLVNAFNQQFASSRKPEKQTSDLYRIVQGFEESTRDYLNRFNKEKVSIPKCDIATAIQAFRRGLHQDSQLYKELTMHPCTAFEEVQSKAIVVMRLEEDSAPVRGTYDSDPVSRKAPVEKKSERSKPYSRSVNKVSGNSEGKSEADLPPKVSKYGFTTNLAGLFKALKELGRRVRWPKLPEGNPSSRDTGKKCEFHGSNTHNTDECHALRKEVKFHYDQGNLDHLLPRKTTRVNSADQVLPSPPPHCSRTVNVITGGSELCGLTYSAAKRHATRTKGD from the coding sequence atggtgataaccgcaactGGATCTCTAAAGGAAGTTTGTATGTGCAAAGGTTTCGGGTCAACACTGTCAGGAGCAGCCCTGCAGTGGTTCGTTGGTATACCTAACAAAAGCATATCCAGCTTCTCCGACCtagtcaatgccttcaaccagcagttcgccaGCAGCAGAAAGCCGGAGAAGCAGACCAGTGACCTCTACCGGATAGTACAAGGGTTTGAGGAATCTACCCGCGATTACCTGAAccgattcaacaaagagaaggtgtcaATTCCGAAGTGtgatatagcaaccgctatacaagccttccgccgAGGGCTGCACCAGGATTCACAACTATACAAGGAactaaccatgcatccatgcactGCCTTTGAGGAGGTGCAATCGAAGGCGATTGTTGTCATGAGGCTGGAAGAAGACTCTGCACCTGTAAGGGGCACCTATGATTCAGACCCAGTATCCAGGAAGGCTCCAGTAGAGAAGAAGAGCGAAAGATCCAAACCCTACAGCAGGAGCGTGAATAAAGTTTCTGGAAATTCTGAAGGAAAGTCCGAAGCAGACCTGCCTCCGAAAGTAAGTAAGTATGGTTTCACTACCAATCTTGCAGGACTATTCAAAGCCTTGAAGGAGCTGGGACGCAGAGTCAGATGGCCAAAACTTCCAGAAGGAAACCCCAGCAGCAGAGACACAGGCAAAAAGTGTGAGTTCCACGGCAGCAACACTCACAACACCGATGAATGCCACGCCCtcagaaaggaagtcaaattTCACTATGACCAAGGAAACCTGGATCATCTCCTACCCAGAAAAACAACCAGAGTAAATTCTGCGGATCAGGTTCTGCCCTCCCCTCCTCCTCATTGCTCTAGAACTGTGAATGTCATTACAGGTGGATCGGAGCTGTGTGGGCTGACCTACTCAGCAGCCAAGAGGCACGCAACTAGGACTAAGGGAgactga
- the LOC141588609 gene encoding 1,3,7-trimethyluric acid N-methyltransferase CkTcS-like, protein METKNILHMTIGDGEFSYAHNSNSQNRAFSCVIKPLLEASVRSVLYDMKPCKVLNVADLGCGVGPTPISVISTLLKTVNKICSELKFDDEEVPQVQIFMSDLPSNDFNLLFREVGKIQNGKPSCFVMGAPGSFHGRLFPCNSLQLVLSNYAIHWLSQVPKGLSDEKGTQMNKGKIVASETSQPEALKAYYDQFQQDFTNFLNCRSNEVVPNGYMVLATLCRPSTKPMETRLLKFLYQALARLVYKGVIKQEKLDSFNLPVYFPCKEEIHEFVLKQGSFAIEHLEVTYDEVQNQVKDFTSGAEFLAKVARSISEALISYHFGDDIWDELYDAIYQVILKHLKLGTYPSDIFNIVIVLRKMAD, encoded by the exons ATGGAGACAAAGAATATCCTTCACATGACCATTGGTGATGGAGAGTTTAGCTATGCTCACAACTCCAACTCTCAG AATCGAGCATTCTCTTGTGTGATCAAACCACTACTTGAGGCTTCGGTAAGATCTGTGCTTTACGATATGAAACCATGCAAAGTCCTAAACGTGGCCGATTTAGGGTGTGGAGTCGGTCCGACTCCAATTTCAGTGATCTCAACGCTATTAAAAACGGTGAACAAGATATGTTCCGAGTTGAAATTTGATGATGAGGAAGTGCCACAAGTACAAATATTTATGAGCGATCTTCCATCAAATGATTTCAACTTACTATTTAGAGAAGTGGGAAAGATACAAAATGGTAAACCCTCTTGCTTTGTGATGGGTGCTCCTGGCTCCTTCCATGGAAGACTTTTCCCTTGTAATTCTTTGCAACTTGTTCTTTCCAATTATGCCATTCATTGGCTCTCTCAG GTACCAAAGGGTCTTAGTGATGAAAAGGGGACACAAATGAATAAAGGAAAGATAGTTGCGTCGGAAACGAGTCAACCAGAAGCACTAAAAGCATACTATGATCAATTTCAACAAGACTTTACTAACTTTCTCAACTGTCGTTCTAATGAAGTCGTACCCAATGGTTACATGGTACTTGCTACTCTTTGTCGTCCATCCACTAAACCCATGGAAACCCGTTTGCTCAAGTTCCTTTATCAAGCATTAGCTCGTCTTGTTTACAAG GGAGTAATTAAGCAGGAAAAACTTGACTCATTCAACCTGCCAGTGTACTTCCCATGCAAAGAAGAAATTCATGAATTTGTATTAAAACAAGGATCATTTGCAATCGAACATTTGGAAGTTACGTACGATGAAGTTCAAAATCAAGTGAAAGACTTTACATCAGGAGCTGAATTCCTAGCTAAAGTTGCAAGATCTATCTCTGAAGCTTtgatttcctatcattttggagATGATATTTGGGATGAATTGTACGATGCCATCTATCAAGTTATTTTGAAGCACTTGAAATTGGGTACCTATCCCAGTGACATTTTCAACATTGTTATTGTCCTTAGGAAAATGGCGGATTGA